One window from the genome of Magnolia sinica isolate HGM2019 chromosome 4, MsV1, whole genome shotgun sequence encodes:
- the LOC131243107 gene encoding uncharacterized protein At2g29880-like, whose protein sequence is MVDPRSNDSSTPTQSPLRTPVMPTRNSPRGKTVKSLAKPLSRAAKIKWSAEMDQVFFDVLLEQVALGRKANNGFKREAYQVTAEEVMKHTDIPVNWQNVQNRLRYCKHEYIVVMDMLAASGFGWDNERMVITAPDEVWEDYLKSHSRATHLRRKRIERMDDLVVIVGSDQATR, encoded by the exons ATGGTAGACCCAAGGTCTAATGATAGTTCAACACCGACACAATCACCGCTTAGGACACCTGTGATGCCGACACGAAATTCACCACGTGGGAAGACAGTCAAATCCCTCGCTAAGCCTCTGTCTCGAGCGGCTAAAATAAAATGGAGTGCAGAAATGGATCAAGTGTTTTTCGACGTCCTGCTAGAACAGGTTGCTTTGGGACGTAAGGCAAATAATGGTTTCAAGAGGGAAGCCTACCAAGTAACAGCAGAAGAGGTCATGAAGCATACAGACATACCTGTCAACTGGCAGAATGTGCAGAACCGTCTGAGGTATTGCAAGCACGAATATATTGTCGTCATGGACATGCTAGCAGCTAGTGGGTTTGGATGGGATAATGAGCGCATGGTCATTACGGCCCCTGATGAGGTCTGGGAGGATTACCTGAAG TCTCACTCGCGTGCTACACATCTACGCAGGAAAAGGATTGAGAGAATGGATGACCTTGTGGTCATCGTCGGCTCCGATCAAGCAACTAGATGA